Below is a genomic region from Enterobacter hormaechei subsp. xiangfangensis.
ATCAGTGCATTCACGGCCTGGTCAAAAGCGGATACCGGTTTATCCCGGGCAATGATCCGGTACGCACAATGCCTTAATCAGCGTTCGTCAGCGTCTTCCAGGTCATGTTCGAAATAACCGCCGTTGTCATGCGTCCAGTGCAGATGCAGGGGATTGTTGCAGGAACGGCAGAACCAGAGCCCCCTTGAACGTGGAGTCAGGTCCCGGATGTAAGTGACTTCGCCCTCGTGGTCAAGGGCGGTACGAATGGTTCTAAATTGCATGGTGTAAATCCTGTCATGGGATCCTGATAGCAAGTGGCAGATAACGCAGGCTCATTCTGCGTAACGTTCGGTACTGTGGTCACCGGTACGGCAGGTCAGACAATAGCGCTCACCGTGATAATCGCAGTCGCAGCCAGAACAGTGCCATTCGGCCTCGCGCACAAGCGGTAAGACATCCGGCACATAGCGACGCAGCATGCGTATCCGCCGCGCTTCTTTCGGCTCCGGGTTCACATACGGGCAGTGGTGACGTCCGTTCTCGGTCAGGTCTTCCCATGTGTGTTCAAACCACGGACGGTTATTACCCCATTCCGGGTGGAATATCAGAGCGCTGCCGCAAAGGTGGCAGGAGTAGCGGTTGTAAGGGTTAAGCTGTGCAGTGACCGCGCCCGTGAGGCGCTGATTACCATCAGTGGCGATAAAAGATTTTGCGTACATAGTATTGGTCCTTTGCCGGATGACGCTCAGGGCTAAGCCGTCCCGGGAAGGGCAGCAGCGGAGGCCATACGACTGGTGGAGTTAAATTAGGTGGGAGATGTGATTGCGTTCGATAGATTACTGACGCGACTGCGCGATGCGTTGCTGTAGCCAGGCTTCCACTTCGCTTTCAAGCCAGCGGGAGCTTCTGCCCAGCTTAATGGGTTTAGGGAATTCACCGTCCTGTATGAGCTTATAGAACCATTTGTCGGTTAAGCCGGTGAGCTGGGTGATAAACGCCATCGTTACCAGTTGGTCTTTAAGAACACTGTAATCTGTAGTCATCGTTTTTTCTCCGTTGGTGGTAAGGGAGAAGAAGTCAGGGATTCGAATGGTGCAGACTTCTTCAAACGATGTGCCCGTGGCGTATTTTTTTATCGGCGGGTTCAGCTGTACTTACGTCGCCTGCCACTCACTGCCGGTGCCGGGACAGTACTAACTCTGTAAATCCGGTGTACTGTTCGCTGCGACTGCTTACCCAGGTAGCTCAGGATGTACTGCATGCCCTCCCGTCCTCTGCTGTCGGAAAAGCTAACTACGCGCTCTCCCCGAATCCTGTAATGTCCTTTAGGCTCACAGCGGTGCGCATAGCCTTCTCCATCCGTGATGTCCCCCCACAGCGACTGAATGGCTTCCCAGAAGCACCAGACCTTCCTGTGACGCTGACCATTGAGATAAAAAGCAGCATGGATGTGGTAACGGTGGTCTTCTCCGTATTCCAGTACCCAGGCATATCCCACCAACCCTGATAATGCCGAACTCTGTACCGTCAGCCAGGTCATATCGGCGACCAGTTGATTCACGTCAGCGGCGTTAAATGAATCACTATTCTGGCGATAGGCAAAATCCACCCGCAGCATTAAGAGTTTTGAGTAGCATTCAAAGAGCTGGTTCTGATGACTGAATAAAACGTTTTGTAGAGAATTATCTGGTTGGTGATTTCTGTTGGTATGGTGAAGCATGATTTTATCCCGTGATGAATAGTGGTCATGGGATTACAGCGGCGTGTTATTTTTTACTGTATGGTTATGAGCGGGTAGTCGGGCAGGCTAATGCTGAACAAAGTAACTGGTACCGTTAGCCGAGAATTGTCAGCGCGAGGGGATATTTTTTCATATCATCCTCAGGCTAATATTCGGGATCTGTGTTTAGGATGAGTGCATCAGGCTCAGGCGGGAGATGAGATAAATCACGCTGAGTGTATACGGATAGCGGATAAAATTTAAAGATAGATGTGTCGTTGGAGGTGTCTAATGGGTGGGGGATCGTAAGCTTCTTTATAAAATAACACTAATAACCTAAATGAATTTACTCCGAAGGTTTTAGACTGCCTATTATCATATTTCTTTGTTGTAATATTTTTATGAAAATATACGATATTTTTCGACTTTTCATTTTAATCCAGATACATCTGGCTAAAATCGCCTCGCATTCCCGTAGGCTGCCGTACAGACGCTCTGGCAGGAACATCTTCCCGCTATGTAGTGGATGTCACCACTGTGTGAGCTCATCTTAACCTCAGCAGAGAGTTACCCTCATCATTCATACTCCCTGGTGGCTGGTTTTCACACTGGTCACATTTTATGTGTACAGTGCTGGCCTCAGAAAAACGTTTATACAGTGACAGCGTTCTGTTTCGCACATGTCTGCGTTGATATCCTGTCGATCCATTCAGTCATGTCATCAGAGCATTGCTCAGGCCGGATATTGTCGCCAGAATAAGGCATCATTCAACTGAATTTATTATGTTTTTAACTATTTTTATCATGTAAAACTCAAAGAGTAATCACAGAAACTCACCGAAGATACTGCAAAAATACTTGGAAAATTCACTGGATAAAATGATGCTGGGACCCTTTATGGATACGTTTTCTCTTCCCCGACTACAGGCCCGCTCGCGGCGTGAGGCCCTTTTTCACCTCCACGGATACCGTCAGCGTGTTGCTGTATCCGGTGCCACGCTGACTGAGCTTAATGACAAAATCCATGCCTTCCTCTACGAGTCAGCCCTGCACGATGACGACAGTCCGGTCATGAAAGGGCAGACTGGCCCCTTATCTGCTGGTGAGATACAGACCGTTATCCTGCAACAAAAAGATGCCTGGGCCCGTAATGCCATTGATGACGACTATTTCAACTGGATAGCGGAAGACCCTTTAGCGGGGATGTTTGTCTGGTTTCATTTTCTTGAGGAGGGTGAGAATAATCATGATGATGATACGGACATTAACCGGTGGACTTCCGTGTATGAGCTGAATATACCTTTTCCGGACACACCTGAAGATCGTCTTCTGGCCCTGCAGAATCTTTTTGACACCTCCGACGTTTCTCTGAAACAAAAAATACGCTTATGTAATAAGTTGCGTCGGGAATGGATGAGGGAAAAAACACAGTTACGCCAGCTGTTTCGGTTTCTGTTCAGGGAACAGGATATCAATGACGCCGGTATTCGTGCTGTGACAGAATATGCAGGTGATATGTTACGTACATCGTTTGATTATAACGTTTATTCCGCTACCGCCTGCCAGCTGGCAATCCCCTGTATGTATTATTTTTCTGATAAAGAAAACCGGGAACTGGTACTCCATAAAATGCGCCGTATTTATGCGATAAAAAAATATCAGTGTAAAAATCAGCATAAAAAAACGGTCACGTTACTCCTCGAACCGGAGATCAGGACCCGACTGGAGGAAATTGCCATGATCAGAGGAGTCAGTGTACACAAACTAATCAGTCACTGGGTGTTACTGCATTACGGGCAGCTGAAAAAATAACGACAGGATGTACAAAATACCCGTTTAATCGTTTTTGAATTATATATCACCTTACTGAATTCCCTCCCGTTTAACTCCAGCAGGCCATCCTCACCGGATGGCTTTTTTTCATTCAGAGGCCGATATGAAACATCCTTCAGGCTATGCCCTTATCCGCCGCCATCTTCGGCGTTATCCGCACGCGCTGCGCGAGCATCTAATCCAGGAACTTAACCGTCTGGTCACTTATGAACCGGTGATTGGCATCATGGGTAAAACTGGTGTCGGTAAATCCTCGCTGTGTAACGCGCTGTTCCGCAGTGAAGTCTGTGCAGTCAATGCAGTGGAGGCCTGTACCCGCCAGCCACAGCGCGTACGGCTACGTTTCGGTAATCACTTCCTGACGCTGGTTGATTTACCCGGTGTGGGCGAGAGTATTACCCGTGATGGTGAATACCGTGAACTGTATCGTGACCTCATGCCACAACTCGATATGGTGCTGTGGGTACTCAAGGCCGATGACCGCGCCTATGCGGTGGAAGAGCAGTTTTATCAGGACGTATTCGCGCAGTACAGCGGACCGCAGCCGCCGGTGTTATGGGTGCTCAACCAGGTGGACAAAACCGACCCCGCCGAGCAGTGGAACTGGCCGTCTGCCCAGCCCTCGGCGTTACAGGCTGAGCGTATTGCGCAGAAACAGCAGGCGGTGGCCCGGCAGTTAGGTATCGCTGAGCAGGATATTCTGCCGGTTTCGGTCCGGGGGCGCTATCGTCTGTCGCGTCTGGTGGAGGCCATGATTACCCTGCTCCCAAAGCAGGCCCGCAGTCCACTTGTGCCGCACCTGCAGAACGGGTATCGCACTACCAGTATCATCAGCACCGCCAGCAGCAGCTTTGGCGATGCCGTGGTGGACGTTATCGATAAGGTTATTGACCTGGCCCCGCTACCACAGGTGGCTCGCATTGCACTGCAGGCTGCAACACACGCTGTCGCCCGCGCGGCACGCTCCCTGTGGGGATTTTTCTTCGGCTAGTCACTTCGCTTTCAATGAGCGGCCTTGCCGTTTTCGATAAGTTTCTTTGTTTCATCACGATCGATTTTCTCGATCGAGCCGATCGATATTCATCGTTGTACATGATTAATCCGGTAGCCACATAATCCACAGGGCATTATGTGATTTGTT
It encodes:
- a CDS encoding putative zinc ribbon protein, which translates into the protein MYAKSFIATDGNQRLTGAVTAQLNPYNRYSCHLCGSALIFHPEWGNNRPWFEHTWEDLTENGRHHCPYVNPEPKEARRIRMLRRYVPDVLPLVREAEWHCSGCDCDYHGERYCLTCRTGDHSTERYAE
- a CDS encoding helix-turn-helix transcriptional regulator, whose translation is MTTDYSVLKDQLVTMAFITQLTGLTDKWFYKLIQDGEFPKPIKLGRSSRWLESEVEAWLQQRIAQSRQ
- a CDS encoding rolling circle replication-associated protein; translation: MLHHTNRNHQPDNSLQNVLFSHQNQLFECYSKLLMLRVDFAYRQNSDSFNAADVNQLVADMTWLTVQSSALSGLVGYAWVLEYGEDHRYHIHAAFYLNGQRHRKVWCFWEAIQSLWGDITDGEGYAHRCEPKGHYRIRGERVVSFSDSRGREGMQYILSYLGKQSQRTVHRIYRVSTVPAPAVSGRRRKYS
- a CDS encoding GTPase family protein, yielding MKHPSGYALIRRHLRRYPHALREHLIQELNRLVTYEPVIGIMGKTGVGKSSLCNALFRSEVCAVNAVEACTRQPQRVRLRFGNHFLTLVDLPGVGESITRDGEYRELYRDLMPQLDMVLWVLKADDRAYAVEEQFYQDVFAQYSGPQPPVLWVLNQVDKTDPAEQWNWPSAQPSALQAERIAQKQQAVARQLGIAEQDILPVSVRGRYRLSRLVEAMITLLPKQARSPLVPHLQNGYRTTSIISTASSSFGDAVVDVIDKVIDLAPLPQVARIALQAATHAVARAARSLWGFFFG